CAGCGGCGAGCAGGAGGTGGAGCTGAAGGCGCGCGGCGAGCTGGCCGTGGAGAGCCCTCACGAGGTGGAGCAGGCGAAGCTGCGGGCCCAGGACCTGGCGCGCGCGCGGCTGGAGGACGCGGCGGACGTCGCCACGGACAAGCTGCGACAGCAGGTCACCCAGAAGCTCGAAGGCCGGCTGAAAGACCTCAAGTCGGAGCTGGACTCCATCTCCAACAAGGTGACGGCGGAGGCGCTCAAGGTGCGCGCCGGGCAGCTCGGCACCATCGAGGAGGTCCACGAGGACGCGGCGACGGGCTCACTCACCATCAAGGTGCGCGTATGAGTCAGCGCATCCCCGAGGAGTCACTGCCCACGGAGCTGTCGCCCTTCGCCGCCGTCGAGGCCGCCTACCCCGCCGAGCTGAACCGCGTCTGCGAGGCGCTGCTGCGCGGGCTGCCCGTCATGGTGGAGGCGGACAAGGAGCTGACGCCCTACTTCTACAAGTGCCTGCGAGACAGGCTGAAGAAGGACGGCAAGCAGTTCCTCTACCTGGACGGCCGCACCGCGCAGGAGCCTCCACCGGGCATGCCCGCGCCCAGCATGATGGCCACGCTCATCGCGCAGCTCCGGGACGCGGTGCGTGGCGCGGTGCGCGAGCGCATCGTCGTGCTGCCCCACCTGGACCTGCTCACCACCAGCAGCGGCGGGCTTACCAGCGAGGCGCGCGAGGTCATCCCCCTGTTGTACGAAAACCCGGAGATGGTCTGGGTCGGGTTCAAGGACCCGTCCTTCGCCGTGCCGCGCGTCATCGAGAACCTCTTCCCTCACAAGGAGAGCATCCTCGGCGTGGGGCGCGACCGGCTGCGCTACCTCATCACCCAGCGCGAGTGCCGCAAGTTCGGAAGGGGCCTGCAGCCCTACGCCCTCTACAAGCACGTCTCCGGCATCAACGCCGTGCGGCTGCGTCGCCTGCTGGGCGCCATCACCGGCGAGGACTACCCCGCCAACCCGAAGCCCGCGTATGCGCAGTTGCGCTCGGCCACGCTCACCGGTTCGCTCAGCGTGCCGGAGCTGGAGCTGCACGCGGACATCGGCGGCTACGCCAAGGTGAAGCAGCGGCTCCAGCAGGAGATTCTGGACGTCCTGGCGCACAAGGACACGCTGAGCGACCCGGAGGCGGTGAAGCGCGTGGAGGCGCTGTTGCCGCGCGGGATGATTTTCTGGGGCCCTCCCGGCACTGGCAAGACGCTGTTCGCCAAGGCCATGGCCTCGTCGCTGGGCGCGGCCGTCCAGGTGGTGAGTGGGCCCGAGCTCAAGAGCCGCTGGGTAGGCGAGAGCGAGGAGAACCTCCGGCAGATCTTCGTCCGCGCGCGGCAGGCGGCGCCCAGCATCATCGTCTTCGACGAATTGGACTCCTTCGCGTCGGCGCGTGGCACGTACACGGGCTCGGGCGTGGAGCACTCCATGGTGAACCAGCTCCTCACGGAGATGGACGGCTTCCGCAAGGAGGAGCTGGTCTTCGTGGTGGGCACCACCAACTTCGTGGAGTCCCTGGACCCCGCGCTGCTGCGCCCGGGCCGCTTCGAGTTCCAGCTCTGCATCCCCTACCCCAACAGCGCGGACCGGCGCGCCATCCTGTCCATCTACAACCAGAAGCTGGGCCTGGAGATGACGGAGCGCGCGCTGGACTACGCGGTGAAGCGCACGGGTGACCGCGTGGAAGGCACTGGCACGCGCTTCTCTGGCGACCACATCCAGGCCCTGTGCCGGGCACTCGCACGTCGGCGGTTGCGCGAAGGCGCCCAGGGCCCCACCGAGGCGGTGGACGTGGAGCGCGCCCTCACGGAGTTCCTGGACCGGCCGGAGCTCACGCCCATGGAGGAGCGCGTCGTGGCCACACACGAGGCGGGGCACGCGGTATGCGCGCTCTTCTGTGAGCACGCGCCCGCCATCGACCGCATCAGCATCCGGGGTGACCTGGCGGGCTCGCTGGGGCACGTGCAGTACGCGGACCCGGCGCACCGGTACGTCGTCACGCGAGGCCAGTTGCTGGACAGCATCTGCATGCTCTTCGGCGGCCGGGAGGCGGAGGCGCTGCTCCTGGATGACCTCTCCCTGGGCAGCGCACATGACCTGGAGCGCGCCACGGAGATTGCGCGCGAGTTGGTGGAGGACCTGGGCATGGGCGGAGACGGCGTGCCCGTGCGGCGCTTTGATGCACCGGGACGGCAGGCGGACCGGCATGCCCTGTCCGACGCGACGCGAAGCACGCTGGAGGCCGCGATTCAGGAAGTCCTGGCCGTCCAACGGGCCCGGGCCCGCGATATCCTCCAGCGCGAGAAGGAGCGGGTCGTGGCCCTGAGAGATTTGCTCATCGAACGCAAGGTGTTGGACCGCGAGGCCTTCACCCATCTGGTGCCCGCGCCCGTGGCGCCGAAGAAGGAGCCCGCGCTTGGCTAGCCTCATCCTCCGCCTCCAGGTGGACCCGGCGACGGGCCGCAAGGACGTCATCATCCAGTACGAGAGCGACGCGGACGCGCTGCCCATGGAGCACGAGGACGAGCACCGGCGGCTCGTGGACTCGCTCATCCAGGGCGGCACGCTGAAAGCCTCCGAACTGGGCCGCGTCATCGTCCAGCGCGACACGCCGTCGGGCAAGGCGGCCGAGCCCACCTCCACCGCCGAGGACGCCTCCGAAAAGGTCAGCCAGAAGGCCTGATGTCCATGCTCGTCTTCACCAGTGAGGAGGCGCTCCACCTGGCGCTGACCTCCGGACTCGTCCCCGCCGAAGTCCAGGCCGCACCCGCCCGCTATCATCGGACGCCCGACGGAGCGCTTCACGTCCTGCCGGAGGTGATGCCCGCGAAGGATGTGCTCGCGCACCTCGCGTCCCTCGGCGTGCACGTGACGCGGAGCCGCGCGAAGGAGGCCACCCCAGTCCTCTGCTGGGCGGAGCTGGTGACGGCGCGGCGCGTGCCGCTGGAGAGCGCACCGACCGGCCCGGTGCTGTTCCTGCCCCCGAGCGCCGATGCACTCCTCCCCTTGGCGGGCGAGATGCTGCGCCTGGGGTGCGACCGGCAAGAGGTGTGCTTCGCCCAAGCCTCGGGGGGAAGCGGACAGCGCGCCTTGCTGCGCGCGATGGCACCGCCCTACTTCACCCTCACCAGCGCGCTGGACGCCTCGGGCCCGCTGCGTGCCTTCGTTCCCGCTGTCCCAGGGCAACACGCCGTCTGGGTCGAGGTGGGCTACACGCATCCACTCGCGCGCACGCTGCAAGCGCCCGCGGGGACGTTGCTGCTCGTCCGTGGCGAAGGCCCCTGGCTGACCGCGCCGGACGGCCCGTGGACGGACCTGTACCAACACACCGACCTGCGGCTCCCAGCCCCGGGCAAGGACTGGACGCCCGCGCCCACCCCGGGCCGGCTGACGGTGCCGCTGCGCCTCACGCGAGCCGCACGTACGGAACCCGCGAGCCTCTGGGTGCTGCTCGAGAATGCGCTCGCCCAGGTGGAGTCCCTGGTCCACACGGTGCCAGAGCCGCTGCTCGCGCAACTTCGCTTCGCCGTCACGGGGCCACCGGAGGCGCCGTGCATCGTGCTCCGTGCCCGAGCGGGCCGGGAGCGGCCCCCGGAGCTGGGCCTGTCGGGCATGGCGTACGCGCCGCTGCCTCAGCTCGCGGACCTCTTCCTGCCGTGTGACGGACTGCTGGAGCCCCCCGTGCGAAGGGACCGCCTGCGCGCGTTGCTCGTGCCGCAGGCCGATACCGTGACGTGGCTCCACCCCACCGGGGGTGGAGGCTTCCGCGCGGAGCGGCTGCCGGAAT
The Myxococcus xanthus genome window above contains:
- a CDS encoding AAA family ATPase, yielding MSQRIPEESLPTELSPFAAVEAAYPAELNRVCEALLRGLPVMVEADKELTPYFYKCLRDRLKKDGKQFLYLDGRTAQEPPPGMPAPSMMATLIAQLRDAVRGAVRERIVVLPHLDLLTTSSGGLTSEAREVIPLLYENPEMVWVGFKDPSFAVPRVIENLFPHKESILGVGRDRLRYLITQRECRKFGRGLQPYALYKHVSGINAVRLRRLLGAITGEDYPANPKPAYAQLRSATLTGSLSVPELELHADIGGYAKVKQRLQQEILDVLAHKDTLSDPEAVKRVEALLPRGMIFWGPPGTGKTLFAKAMASSLGAAVQVVSGPELKSRWVGESEENLRQIFVRARQAAPSIIVFDELDSFASARGTYTGSGVEHSMVNQLLTEMDGFRKEELVFVVGTTNFVESLDPALLRPGRFEFQLCIPYPNSADRRAILSIYNQKLGLEMTERALDYAVKRTGDRVEGTGTRFSGDHIQALCRALARRRLREGAQGPTEAVDVERALTEFLDRPELTPMEERVVATHEAGHAVCALFCEHAPAIDRISIRGDLAGSLGHVQYADPAHRYVVTRGQLLDSICMLFGGREAEALLLDDLSLGSAHDLERATEIARELVEDLGMGGDGVPVRRFDAPGRQADRHALSDATRSTLEAAIQEVLAVQRARARDILQREKERVVALRDLLIERKVLDREAFTHLVPAPVAPKKEPALG